The Diabrotica undecimpunctata isolate CICGRU unplaced genomic scaffold, icDiaUnde3 ctg00000943.1, whole genome shotgun sequence genome segment aaaatttctggcaacgtgtttagatttttttaatcagcaggccacccttaatcgaaataattaaaattctaaactaaatatacactttaattttcacgaaattttcagcaaatacagacatccaagtggaaatttttcccacgaaccgttagatgtaggaaaattccgagtatggcagaagaatgagcagccaattttatgtagaaaatgtttattCGCTGGACTCTCAGAccgaaattgacgtcaatatagccgattaacgaaatttgataaaaatccaataatctacagtttttttgatttttcggccaaacggtgcataatttctggcaacgtgtttggattattttattcagcaggccacccttagtcgaaataattaaaattaaaaaaaatatatacacttttaattttcacgaaattttcagcaaatacagacatccaagtggaaatttttctcacgaaccgttagatgtaggaaaattccgagtatggcagaagaacgagcgaccaattttatgttgaaaatgttcattcgctggACTCTCAGAccgaaattgacgtcaatatagccgattaacgaaatttgataaaaatccaataatctacagttttttcgatttttcggccaaacggtgcataatttctggcaacgtgtttggattattttattcagcaggccacccttagtcgaaataattaaaattaaaaaaaaaatatacacttttaattttcacgaaattttcagcaaatacagacattcaagtggatatttttctcacgaaccgttagatgtaggaaaattttgagcatggcagaagaactagcagccaattttatgtaggaactgtgtattcgcttgactctcggaccaaaattgacgctaatATAGCGATTAACctaattcgataaaaatccaagggtacccccttggaacatttttttcaaattttccaaaaaaaataattttgtttattgtttcggtacatgcacttggtccagcttattgcaagcatgtgattttttttgTTCGCTTAACCACAGTTTgtcaaaaaaatagaaaaatccaactaaaaaatctacagttttttccattttccggcataacgatgcataatttttagccacatgtgtagatttttttaatcagcaggccacacttaatcgaaataattcaaattttaaacgaaatatacacttttaattttcacgaaattttcagcaaatacagacatccaagtggaaatttttctcacgaatcgttagatgtaggaaaattctgagtatggcaaaagaacgagcagccaattttaggtaggaactgtgtattcgcttgactctcggaccaaaattgacgccaatatagccgattaaccaaattcgataaaaatccaagggtacccccttggaacattttttacaaattttccaaaaaaaaaaattttgtttattgtctcggtacatgcacttggtccagcttattgcaagcatgtgattttttctgttcgcttaaccccagtttgccggaaaagagtaaaaattgaattaaaaaatctaccgttttttccattttccggcaaaacggtgcataatttttggcaacgtgtttagatttttttaatcagcaggccacccttaatcgaaataattaaaataaaaaaaaaaatacacttttaattttcacgaaattttcagcaaatacagacatccaagtggaaatttttctcacgaaccgttagatgtaggaaaattccgagtatggcagaagaacgagcgaccaattttatgtaggaaatgttcattcgcttgactctcagaccaaaattgacgtcaatatagccgattaacgaaatttgataaaaatccaataatatacagttttttcgatttttcggccaaacggtgcataatttctggcaacgtgtttggatttttttaatcagcaggccacccttaatcgaaataattaaaatttaaaaaaaaatatacacttttaattttcacgaaattttcagcaaatacagacatccaagtgtatatttttctcacgaaccgttagatgtaggaaaattctgagcatggcagaagaactagcagccaattttatgtaggaactgtgtattcgcttgactctcggaccaaaattgacgtcaatataaacgattaacgaaatttgataaaaatccaataatctacagttttttcgattttccggccaaacggtgcataatttctggcaacgtgtttagatttttttaatcaacaggccacccttaatcgaaataattaaaatttaaaaaaaaatatacacttttaattttcacgaaattttcagcaaatacagacatccaagtggaaatttttctcacgaacccttAGATGTAggaaattctgagtatggcagaagaacgagcggccaattttatgtaggaaatgttcattcgcttgactctcagaccaaaattgacgtcaatatagccgattaacgaaatttgataaaaatccaataatctacagttttttcgatttttcggccaaacggtgcataatttctggcaacgtgattggatttttttaatcagcaggccacccttaatcgaaataattaaaattaaaaaaaaaatatacacttttaattttcacgaaattttcagcaaatacagacatttaagtgtatatttttctcacgaaccgttagatgtaggaaaattctgagtatggcaaaagaacgagcagccaattttatgtaggaactgtgtattctcttgactctcggaccaaaattgacgtcaatataaacgattaacgaaatttgataaaaatccaataatctacagttttttcgattttccggccaaacggtgcatactttctggcaacgtgtttagatttttttaatcagcaggtcacccttaatcgaaataattaaaattaaaaaaaatatatacacttttaattttcacgaaattttcagcaaatacagacatccaagtggaaatttttctcacgaacccttagatgtaggaaaattccgagtatggcagaagaacgagcggccaattttatgtagaaaatgttcattcgcttgactctcggaccaaaattgacgcaaatatagccgattaatcaaattcgataaaaatccaagggtacccccttggaacatttttttcaaattttccaaaaaaaaaattttgtttattgttttggtacatgcacttggtccagcttattgcaaacatgtgattttttctaatcgcttaaccccagtttgccggaaaagaggaaaaatcgaattaaaaaatctacagtttttttcaattttccggcaaaacggtgcataatttttagctacatgtgtagatttttttaatcagcaggccacccttaatcgaaataatttaaattttaaacgaaatatacacttttaattttcacgaaattttccgCAAATaaagacatccaagtggaaatttttctcacgaacccttagatgtaggaaaattccgagtatggcagaagaacgagcggccaattttatgtaggaaatgttcattcgcttgactctcagaccaaaattgacgtcaatatagccgattaacgaaatttgataaaaatccaataatctacagttttttcgattttccggccaaagggtgcataatttctggcaacgtgtttagatttttttaatcagcaggccacccttaatcgaaataaataaaattctaaactaaatatacacttttaattttcacgaaattttcagcaaatacagacatccaagtggaaatttttcccacgaaccgttagatgtaggaaaattccgagtatggcagaagaatgagcagccaattttatgtagaaaatgttcattcgctggACTCTCAGAccgaaattgacgtcaatatagccgattaacgaaatttgataaaaatccaataatctacagtttttttgatttttcggccaaacggtgcataatttctggcaacgtgtttggattattttattcagcaggccacccttagtcgaactaattaaaattaaaaaaaatatatacacttttaattttcacgaaattttcagcaaatacagacattcaagtggaaatttttctcacgaatcgttagatgtaggaaaattctgagtatggcaaaagaacgagcagccaattttatgtaggaactgtgtattcgcttgactctcggaccaaaattgacgccaatatagccgattaaccaaattcgataaaaatccaagggtacccccttggaacatttttttcaaattttccaaaaaaaaaaattttgtttattgtttcggtacatgcacttggtccagcttattgcaagcatgtgattttttctgttcgcttaacccagtttgtcggaaaaatagaaaaatcgaattaaaaaatctacagttttttccattttccggcataacgatgcataatttttagccacatgtgtagatttttttaatcagcaggccacccttaatcgaaataattgaaatttaaaaaaatatatacacttttaattttcacgaaattttcagcaaatacagacatccaagtggatatttttctcacgaaccgttagatgtaggaaaattttgagcatggcagaagaactagcagccaattttatgtaggaactgtgtattcgcttgactctcggaccaaaattgacgctaatatagccgattaacctaattcgataaaaatccaagggtacccccttggaacatttttttcaaattttccaaaaaaaaaaattttgtttattgtttcggtacatgcacttggtccagcttattgcaagcatgtgattttttttgTTCGCTTAACCACAGTTTgtcaaaaaaatagaaaaatccaactaaaaaatctacagttttttccattttccggcataacgatgcataatttttagccacatgtgtagatttttttaatcagcaggccacacttaatcgaaataattcaaattttaaacgaaatatacacttttaattttcacgaaattttcagcaaatacagacatccaagtggaaatttttctcacgaatcgttagatgtaggaaaattctgagtatggcaaaagaacgagcagccaattttatgtaggaactgtgtattcgcttgactctcggaccaaaattgacgccaatatagccgattaccgaaatttgataaaaatccaataatctacggttttttcgattttccggcaaaacggtgcataatttctggcaacgtgtttagatttttctaatcagcaggccacccttaatcgaaataattaaaattaaaaaaaaaatacacttttatttttcacgaaattttcagcaaatacagacatccacgtGGAAATTttcctcacgaaccgttagatgtaggaaaattccgagtatggcagaagaacgagcggccaattttatgtaggaaatgtttatTTGCTTGAcactcagaccaaaattgacgtcaatatagccgattaacgaaatttgataaaaatccaataatttacagttttttcgattttccggccaaacggtgcataatttccggcaacgtgtttagatttttttaatcagcaggccacccttaatcgaaatcattaaaattaaaaaaaaaatacacttttaattttcacgaaattttcagcaaatacagacatccacgtggaaatttttctcacgaaccgttcgATGTAGGAACaatccgagtatggcagaagaacgagcggccaattttatgtaggaaataatcattcgcttgactctcagaccaaaattgacgtcaatatagccgattaacgaaatttgataaaaatccaataatctacagttttttcgattttccggccaaacggtgcataatttctggcaacgtgtttggatttttttaatcagcaggccacccttaatcgaaataattaaaattctaaactaaatatacacttttaattttcacgaaattttcagcaaatacagacatccaagtggaaatttttctcacgaaccgttagatgtaggaaaattctgagtatggcagaagaacgagctgccaattttatgtagaaaatgttcattcgcttgactctcggagcaaaattgacgccaacatagccgattaacgaaatttgataaaaatccaataatctacagtttttcgattttccggccaaacggtgcataatttctggcaacgtgttcagatttttttaatcagcaggccacccttaatcgaaataattaaaattctaaactaaatatacacttttaattttcacgaaattttcagcaaatacagacatccaaggggaagtttttctcacgaaccgttggatgtaggaaaattccgagtatggtagaagaacgagcggccaattttatgtaggaaacattcattcgcttgactctcagaccaaaattgacgtcaatatagccgattaacgaaatttgataaaaatcccataatctacagttttttcgatttttcggccaaacggtgcataatttctgacaacgtgtttggatttttttaatcagcaggccacccttaatcgaaataattaaaattctaaactaaatatacacttttaattttcacgaaattttcagcaaatacagacatccaagtggaaatttttctcacgaaccgttggatgtaggaaaattccgagtatggcagaagaacgagcggccaattttatgtaggaaatgtttattcgcttgactctcagaccaaaattgacgtcaatataggcgattaaccaaattcgataaaaatccaaggatgcccccttggaacatttttttcaaattttccaaaaaaaaaaaatttgtttattgtttcggtacatgcacttggtccagcttattgcaagcatgtgattttttctgttcgcttaaccccagtttgtcggaaaaatagaaaaatcgaattaaaaaatctacagttttttccattttccggcaaaacggtgcataatttttggcaacgtgtttagatttttctagtcagcaggccacccttaatcgaaataattaaaattaaaaaaaaaatacacttttaattttcacgaaattttcagcaaatacagacatccacgtGGAAATTttcctcacgaaccgttagatgtaggaaaattccgagtatggcagaagaacgagcggccaattttatgtaggaaatgttcatttgcttgacactcagaccaaaattgacgtcaatatagccgattaacgaaatttgataaaaatccaataatttacagttttttcgattttccggccaaacggtgcataatttctagcaacgtgtttacatttttttaatcagcaggccacccttaatcgaaataattaaaatttaaaaaaaaatatacacttttaattttcacgaaattttcagcaaatacagacatccaagtggaaatttttctcacgaaccgttagatgtaggagaattctgagtatggcaaaagaacgagcggccaattttatgtagaaaatgttcattcgcttgactctcggaccaaaattgacgccaatatagccgattaccgaaatttgataaaatccaataatctacggttttttcgattttccggcaaaacggtgcataatttctggcaacgtgtttagatttttctaatcagcaggccacccttaatcgaaataattaaaattaaaaaaaaaatacacttttatttttcacgaaattttcagcaaatacagacatccacgtGGAAATTttcctcacgaaccgttagatgtaggaaaattccgagtatggcagaagaacgagcggccaattttatgtaggaaatgtttatTTGCTTGAcactcagaccaaaattgacgtcaatatagccgattaacgaaatttgataaaaatccaataatttacagttttttcgattttccggccaaacggtgcataatttccggcaacgtgtttagatttttttaatcagcaggccacccttaatcgaaataattaaaattttaaacaaaatatacacttttaattttcacgaagttttcagtttttatttctgagccttcagaagtattgtggactgtattccttgtataaaaaatatttattctgactttaacacctttattataataattttataagaacttaaaattaacaaaaaccaaaaaaagaatGTCTTATTTTTCCTTTACAGCTACGCGCCGTCGTTGTCGCTAGTATTCGATGCATGCGCCCTGTGGTCCGTGCAGGGACGGCTCTTGCACTGTTGACTGCTGAACATGCCGCCCCCCTTGAAAGGCTTAAGTGATGCCTTTCAAACAACGCTTCTTGTAAACCATAACCATTATTGTTCATCCATTGGCAGGACGGCTAACTTTACACAAGGCCTTTTGAATTCACCTTTAGAAGTACGCACAGTCACAACCCGCACAACATTATCTGTCCCAGCATGTAGTTGCAATATTCTACCCAATTCCCATTTAGTAGGAGGAAGACCATCCTCTTGAATAATAACCAATGATCCAATTTTCACGTTGTCAGCTGCTGTTCTCCATTTGGTTCGCTGCTGAAGTGAAGAGAGGTACTCACGTGACCAGCGTACCCAAAAACTCTGAATTATCTGAGTCAGGTGATGATACCGTTTCAACTTATTCGGATTTATTTCAGTTAGCTCTTCTTGTGGCAGTGCTACAAGTGGTGCTCCAATTAGAAAATGTCCAGGGGTGAGTACACCAAGGTCTTCTGGACTTTCCGACAGAGGTAATAAAGGACGGGAATTTAGGAGAGACTCAATTTGCGTCAACAAAGTATACATTTCGTCatatgtaaatttattattacacaTTACCCTTCGTATATGAAACTTTACCGATTTTACAGTTGATTCCCAGATGCCACCAAAATGTGGTGAGTGAGCTGGAATAAAATGCCAATGAATCTTATGTtccgaaaaataatctaaaaaatttgattttaccGTTGCATCATTCATAAATGAATATAACTCCTGCAAATGATTATTTGCCCCAACGAAGTTAGTTCCATTATCAgaatacatatttttacataGACCTCCTCTAGCAATGAAACGTTTAAATGAATTTAAGAAAGAATTAGTACTTAAATCATATACAAGTTCAATATGTGTCGCCCTTGTtgtaaaacatgtaaaaatacatatatagcaTTTAACTACTTTACAATTCCGTAAATAGCTTGTTTTCAATTCAAAGGGACCCCCATAATCTACACCACAATTATAAAATGGCCTTGTAGGCAGAAGTCTAGATTTAGGTAAATCTCCCATAAGAGGTACAAGCAATGTAGGTTTGACACGAAAGCAAGTAACGCATTTATGCAGAATGTGCCTAACCGTGCTACGTccagataataaccaaaattttaaacgaattatTGATAGCAATGCTTGTGGACCTGCATGCAATTATTTATGATGATACGATATCACTATAAGTTTAGTTAATACATGACCGTTCGGGAGTATGATTGGATGCTTCTGGTCAAAAGACAATTCTGACTTTTGAAGACGTCCACCAACTCGTAATAGTCCTGTATCATCAAGAAAAGGATTTAATGATAAGATTTTACTCGATTTATGtattggttttgatttttttattgtttgtatttcctGATGAAATACTTCATTTTGTGCCATATATACCAAACAGAAAAAACATCTACAGTAAAAGGACCCGTTGTCTTATTATTAGATGATTTACAATTGGTGACAAACCGAAGTATATATGCAAAAACACGCTGCAATTTAGCTAAGCTGGAAAAACGGTTCCAAATTTCAGCAAATTGCACAGTTGATATAAATGTTTGAATTACCTTCTGGTCAGGTATGATAGAAATGTGTGAATTTGACAAAGCCTTAGTAGGCCAAGACAATTTATGAGAAGCTAACCATGGTGGCCCATTCCACCACAATTTTGAAGTGTTTAATAACTTTGGTTCATATCCGCGCGTAATTATGTCGGCTGGGTTATCATGCAAGTCAACATGATGCCAGCTATATCCATTAGAAAGCCTTTGTATTTCCGACACCCTATTTCCAACGAAGGTTTTCCATTGTGACGGTTCACCCAAATCCAATGAAGAGTTATCATTGAATCAGACCAAAAATGTACCTCATCAAAGCTAACACCTATTGTTGCGATAACCGCCGATGCCAATTTGGCAGCCAATAAAGCACCACACAATTCCAATCTAGGCAAAGATATTGTTTTTAAGGGTGCTACCCTTGATTTCGCACATAATAAATGAACTAAGCAAGAACCACCTTGATCCAGTGACCGAATGTAGAGTGCTGCTCCATAAGCAGACTCTGAAGCGTCACTGAAACAATGTAATTGTCTATTAATTGGATTAGAACACAAAACTTGCCTGCTAATGTGAGTTTTCTCCAAATCTGCAATTGATTCCCTAAACTGGTTCCAAGCTGTGTGTAAATCTAAAGGTAAAGACTCAtcccaatttaattttaattgccaTAGTGATTGCATTATTAATTTAGCTTTAATTATAACTGGCCCTACTAGTCCAAGAGGATCAAATATCTGTGAAACTAAAGACAGAACTGTTCTTTTGCTAACCCTTGTGTAATtagaaaaattgattttatattgaAGCGAATCTATCTTTGAGTTCCAATAAAGCCCTAATGTTTTTGTTGTAACATCATCTGCAAGATAATGTTCAATGTCTCCCTTTATTTGAATATCCTCATCAAAAATTTCAGGTTTGTTTGATACCCATTTTCTAAGTGAAAATCCTGCTGtgcacaaaatattatttaattcatcCTTTAATGATTTTACTTCTTCAATTGAACTCCCTCCTGTAAGCAAATCATCAacataaaaatcctttaaaatcacCTGGAAAGCTAGAGGCAGGTTCAATTGATTCTCATGAGCTAATTGTTGTAAGCTTCTTATAGCCAAAAATGCTGCTGGAGCGGTCCCATATGTTAGCGTTTTCAGCTTGTATGTCTCAATTGGTTGCTCATCCGAAAACCTCCATAATATTTGTTGTAGTTTTTGCTGAGTTTTGCAAACAAAAACCTGTCGATACATCTTTTCGATGTCTGAAGCTATAACTACATTATGTTTTCGAAAACGAAGAAGAATGCACATTAAATCATCTTGTAATTTTGGTCCGACCATAAGAACATCATTTAATGACAAACCACTGTCAGTTCTAGCTGACCCATCAAACACTACCCTTAATTTTGTAGTTAAAGACGTTTCTTTTAAAACTCCATGATGTGGAAGATAGTAGTTGGGTGTTTCTGAATTGAAGTCAGTTTTATCTTCAACCTTTGACATGTGACCCAACTGGATATATTTCTGCATAAactcatggtatttaattttcatttccaaatttttatttaatttattttccaataattcaAATCTTTTTAGTGCATTACTATAAGAATCTCCTAAGTCAGAAATGTTTGACCTTGTTggtaatttaacaacaaaatgacCGTTTTCATTTTTAATCGTGCTAGCTTCAAACAACTCTTGACAATAAATGTCCTCCTTGGACATAACCTTTTTTGCACCAAATTCTTCTATTaaccaaaatttttcaatttggtTTTCCAAAACATTAGACGAAAAATTACATACCACTGAATTGTTGCTAACCTTAATTGATTGACTAACTGGCCCTGAAATAACCCATCCCAACTTAGTTTTTTGGAGAATTTTGATCTTTGCCAAGTTTTATCTGACCCACACATAATAATTGCCAAAAAACTGATGCTCCCAGTAATACATCAATTTGTTTTGAAACCCCAAATGTTTCATCTGCAAGTACAATgtttttaggaatatttataAAATCCAAGTTTAAATCCGAAGTTGGTAAATTGTCAGAAATTTTATCAATTACCAATAAAAATGCATTTGTTTGATAATTGCTAAACTTTGATAAAAGTGTCCCATTTAATGCCTGAGAAATGTTTGTTATACCTTGACCTAAACCTTTAACCGGAATGTGTACCTTATCTGCCCGTaattgtaatttttcaaaaaatgaacgtgATATAAAATTTGACTGTGAACCTGAGTCCAATAAAACTCTACATTCATGCAAAATTCCATATTTGTCTTGCATATATACTAAGGCCGTTGAAAGtaaaatatcagtttttaatCTGTATGATATACCTTGCTTagaatcatttaaaaaattaattgaatcctGACCTATATCACCCGAATGTGATTCTAAAAAACATGTCTGACCTATATCACCCGAATGTGATTCCAAAAAACCTGTCTGACCCAAAAAGTTTAATTGAGATGTACCTTCCATTGAATTATTATGGAATGCACCTTGTCCCTGAATATGTACTTCCTTTCCCTGATTAGATAT includes the following:
- the LOC140431605 gene encoding uncharacterized protein: MKIKYHEFMQKYIQLGHMSKVEDKTDFNSETPNYYLPHHGVLKETSLTTKLRVVFDGSARTDSGLSLNDVLMVGPKLQDDLMCILLRFRKHNVVIASDIEKMYRQVFVCKTQQKLQQILWRFSDEQPIETYKLKTLTYGTAPAAFLAIRSLQQLAHENQLNLPLAFQVILKDFYVDDLLTGGSSIEEVKSLKDELNNILCTAGFSLRKWVSNKPEIFDEDIQIKGDIEHYLADDVTTKTLGLYWNSKIDSLQYKINFSNYTRVSKRTVLSLVSQIFDPLGLVGPVIIKAKLIMQSLWQLKLNWDESLPLDLHTAWNQFRESIADLEKTHISRQVLCSNPINRQLHCFSDASESAYGAALYIRSLDQGGSCLVHLLCAKSRVAPLKTISLPRLELCGALLAAKLASAVIATIGVSFDEVHFWSDSMITLHWIWVNRHNGKPSLEIGCRKYKGFLMDIAGIMLTCMITQPT